The following are from one region of the Nocardioides marmotae genome:
- a CDS encoding 2-keto-4-pentenoate hydratase — MSQTTTSVSPEALSAAADRLRTADRTGVPGAPVRDLIGRDDVAAAYAVQQQLTDERVAAGARVVGRKIGLTSAAVQAQLGVDQPDFGVLFDDMAYADGDTVPAGSVLQPRVEAEVAFVLGADLAEGPLDHEQVRGAIASAVAALEICGSRVADWDISFGDTVADNASAGAYVLGADPRTLDQVEPREVTMSMSINDEVVSTGAGEACLGDPIEAVVWLARQAREFGEPLRAGQVVLSGALGPMRPVAPGDRVTATITGLGAVSAVFSE; from the coding sequence ATGAGCCAGACCACCACCAGCGTCAGCCCCGAGGCCCTCAGCGCGGCCGCGGACCGGCTGCGCACCGCCGACCGCACCGGGGTGCCCGGCGCCCCCGTGCGCGACCTGATCGGCCGCGACGACGTCGCCGCGGCGTACGCCGTCCAGCAGCAGCTGACCGACGAGCGCGTCGCCGCCGGCGCCCGCGTCGTCGGCCGCAAGATCGGGCTGACCTCGGCCGCGGTCCAGGCCCAGCTCGGCGTGGACCAGCCCGACTTCGGCGTCCTCTTCGACGACATGGCGTACGCCGACGGGGACACCGTGCCCGCCGGGAGCGTCCTGCAGCCCCGCGTCGAGGCCGAGGTCGCCTTCGTGCTCGGCGCCGACCTCGCCGAGGGCCCGCTCGACCACGAGCAGGTCCGCGGCGCGATCGCCTCCGCCGTCGCGGCGCTGGAGATCTGCGGCAGCCGCGTCGCCGACTGGGACATCAGCTTCGGCGACACCGTCGCCGACAACGCCTCCGCCGGCGCCTACGTGCTCGGCGCCGACCCGCGCACCCTCGACCAGGTCGAGCCCCGCGAGGTCACCATGAGCATGTCCATCAACGACGAGGTGGTCTCCACCGGTGCCGGCGAGGCCTGCCTCGGCGACCCGATCGAGGCCGTCGTCTGGCTGGCCCGGCAGGCCCGCGAGTTCGGCGAGCCGCTGCGCGCCGGCCAGGTCGTGCTCTCCGGCGCCCTCGGCCCGATGCGGCCCGTCGCTCCCGGCGACCG
- the bsh gene encoding choloylglycine hydrolase, producing MCTATNYTAKDHYFGRNLDLEFSYHEAVTITPRNFPFPFRKAADLTTHYAMVGMTTVADGYPLYYDATNEKGLSMAGLNFPENADYKAEVAGMDNISPFEFIPWILGQFETVAQVREALEKLVLVDISFSAELPLSPLHWIISDREESLTVESVKDGLKVYDNPVGLLTNNPTFDIQLFNLNNYASVSTAQPENRFSKKLQLDTYSRGLGAVGLPGDLSSMSRFVKAVFTAENSLSGESESEAVSQFFHILGSVEQQRGCVEVGDRYEITIYSSCCNTDTGIYYYRTYENSQLTAVDLHKVDLDGDSLSTYPLVTGQQVREQN from the coding sequence GTGTGCACTGCGACGAACTACACCGCCAAGGACCACTACTTCGGTCGCAACCTGGACCTCGAGTTCTCCTACCACGAGGCGGTCACCATCACGCCGCGGAACTTCCCGTTCCCGTTCCGCAAGGCCGCGGACCTGACCACCCACTACGCGATGGTCGGGATGACGACCGTGGCCGACGGCTATCCGCTCTACTACGACGCCACGAACGAGAAGGGCCTGAGCATGGCCGGGCTCAACTTCCCCGAGAACGCCGACTACAAGGCCGAGGTCGCGGGGATGGACAACATCTCGCCGTTCGAGTTCATCCCCTGGATCCTGGGCCAGTTCGAGACCGTCGCCCAGGTCAGGGAGGCGCTGGAGAAGCTGGTGCTGGTGGACATCTCGTTCAGTGCGGAGCTCCCGCTCTCCCCGCTGCACTGGATCATCTCCGACCGCGAGGAGTCACTGACGGTCGAGTCGGTGAAGGACGGGCTGAAGGTCTACGACAACCCGGTGGGCCTGCTCACCAACAACCCGACGTTCGACATCCAGCTGTTCAACCTCAACAACTACGCGAGCGTGTCGACCGCCCAGCCGGAGAACCGGTTCTCCAAGAAGCTGCAGCTCGACACCTACAGCCGGGGTCTGGGCGCCGTCGGCCTGCCCGGCGACCTCTCGTCGATGTCTCGGTTCGTCAAGGCGGTGTTCACCGCCGAGAACTCGCTCTCGGGCGAGTCCGAGTCCGAGGCCGTCAGCCAGTTCTTCCACATCCTGGGCAGCGTCGAGCAGCAGCGGGGCTGCGTGGAGGTCGGAGACAGGTACGAGATCACGATCTACTCCTCGTGCTGCAACACCGACACGGGGATCTACTACTACCGGACCTACGAGAACAGCCAGCTGACGGCCGTCGACCTGCACAAGGTCGACCTCGACGGCGACAGCCTCTCCACCTATCCGCTGGTCACCGGCCAGCAGGTCCGGGAGCAGAACTAG
- a CDS encoding IclR family transcriptional regulator, with product MTEAPPQPGTQPGTSPGADTALDTVLGKAVALLRAFRVDDTVLPLAELVRRTGLPKGTVHRIAGDLVAHRLLDKTPHGYRLSGGLFELGMRAATERTLLELAMPFLQDLYERTHETVHLGVQDGTEVVYVAKIGGHRQARSPSRTGGRMPMHCTAIGKVLLAHAADEVRDELLAGPLERRTPHTVVAPGLLRRQLAKVLETGVAYEREESTPGLLCVAAPVLDPDGRTALAAISVTGPVGRFRPEAHETAVRAAAAALGSTLSRRRR from the coding sequence GTGACCGAGGCTCCCCCACAACCCGGGACGCAACCCGGGACCAGCCCCGGCGCCGACACGGCGCTGGACACCGTGCTCGGCAAGGCCGTCGCGCTGCTCCGCGCGTTCCGCGTCGACGACACCGTGCTGCCGCTGGCCGAGCTGGTACGCCGCACGGGGCTGCCGAAGGGCACCGTGCACCGGATCGCCGGCGACCTGGTCGCGCACCGACTGCTGGACAAGACCCCGCACGGCTACCGCCTCTCCGGCGGGCTCTTCGAGCTCGGCATGCGGGCGGCCACCGAGCGGACCCTGCTGGAGCTGGCGATGCCGTTCCTCCAGGACCTCTACGAGCGCACCCACGAGACGGTGCACCTCGGGGTGCAGGACGGCACCGAGGTCGTCTACGTGGCCAAGATCGGCGGCCACCGGCAGGCGCGGTCGCCCTCCCGGACCGGCGGGCGGATGCCGATGCACTGCACCGCCATCGGCAAGGTGCTGCTCGCGCACGCCGCCGACGAGGTGCGCGACGAGCTGCTCGCCGGCCCGCTCGAGCGGCGTACGCCGCACACCGTGGTCGCGCCCGGCCTGCTGCGCCGCCAGCTCGCGAAGGTGCTCGAGACCGGCGTCGCCTACGAGCGCGAGGAGTCCACCCCCGGGCTGCTCTGCGTCGCCGCGCCGGTGCTCGACCCCGACGGGCGCACCGCGCTGGCGGCGATCAGCGTCACCGGGCCGGTGGGTCGCTTCCGGCCCGAGGCGCACGAGACGGCGGTGCGGGCCGCCGCCGCCGCGCTCGGCTCGACCCTGTCCCGCCGGCGCCGCTAG
- a CDS encoding 3-carboxyethylcatechol 2,3-dioxygenase, whose amino-acid sequence MSLALVCMSHSPLLEFNDPPAEVKAEVDAAFETARAFVADYDPTLVVSFAPDHYNGFFHDLMPPFCIGFEAQGVGDYGTAAGPLSVPTELAERLAGWVAERDLDVAISRRMEVDHGAVQPLEILLGGIDTVPTIPVFVNGVAEPFTRMARVRKLGEAIGSFLTTLEDERVLVIGSGGLSHDPPVPRWATADEAQRAMLLDGRHPTAAARDARQQRVIDTGRAFAAGTATIRDLNPEWDQELMRVLASGDLSPIDAMTPRQMAEDAGNSAHEVRTWVAAYAALGTAGPYDVASSYYRPIREYIAGFGVMTARTRA is encoded by the coding sequence ATGAGCCTGGCCCTGGTCTGCATGTCCCACAGCCCGTTGCTGGAGTTCAACGACCCGCCCGCCGAGGTCAAGGCCGAGGTCGACGCGGCGTTCGAGACCGCCCGCGCGTTCGTGGCCGACTACGACCCGACGCTGGTCGTGTCCTTCGCACCCGACCACTACAACGGGTTCTTCCACGACCTGATGCCGCCGTTCTGCATCGGCTTCGAGGCCCAGGGCGTCGGCGACTACGGCACCGCCGCGGGGCCCCTGTCGGTCCCGACCGAGCTCGCCGAGCGGCTCGCCGGCTGGGTCGCCGAGCGCGACCTGGACGTGGCGATCTCGCGGCGGATGGAGGTCGACCACGGCGCCGTGCAGCCGCTGGAGATCCTGCTCGGCGGCATCGACACCGTCCCGACGATCCCGGTCTTCGTCAACGGCGTCGCCGAGCCGTTCACCCGGATGGCCCGCGTGCGGAAGCTCGGCGAGGCGATCGGCTCCTTCCTCACCACCCTCGAGGACGAGCGGGTGCTCGTCATCGGCTCCGGCGGCCTCTCCCACGACCCGCCGGTGCCGCGCTGGGCGACGGCCGACGAGGCCCAGCGGGCGATGCTGCTCGACGGGCGGCACCCGACCGCCGCGGCCCGCGACGCCCGCCAGCAGCGGGTCATCGACACCGGCCGCGCCTTCGCCGCCGGGACCGCCACGATCCGCGACCTCAACCCGGAGTGGGACCAGGAGCTCATGCGCGTGCTCGCCTCGGGCGACCTCTCCCCCATCGACGCGATGACCCCGCGCCAGATGGCCGAGGACGCCGGCAACTCCGCCCACGAGGTCCGCACCTGGGTCGCGGCGTACGCCGCCCTGGGCACGGCAGGGCCCTACGACGTCGCGTCGTCGTACTACCGCCCCATCCGCGAGTACATCGCCGGCTTCGGCGTGATGACGGCCCGCACCCGCGCCTGA
- a CDS encoding alpha/beta fold hydrolase: MTLTQESAARDTTLPSGTHVRYYEAGAPDAPPVVLLHGSGPGATGWSNFSGNIPVLASAGFRVIAPDMPGWGGSDAVATTDMDHDRDLVELLDTLEIPRAALVGNSMGAHTAIRFATLHPERITHLVTMGASLGRGPASLFGAGDGPSEGLKVIVRAYRDASPENMQALVEIMTYDKARFATPELTRARSEAALARPDHLKNYVEGLAHGAPIPIRVDRDKIPGITVPTLLIHGKDDRVLHYETTLWLLANIPNSRAVLLNRCGHWAMIEHAEEFNRLVVDFLNNH, translated from the coding sequence ATGACGCTGACCCAGGAGTCCGCCGCCCGGGACACCACGCTGCCCTCGGGCACGCACGTCCGCTACTACGAGGCCGGCGCCCCCGACGCCCCGCCGGTCGTGCTGCTGCACGGGTCGGGCCCCGGCGCGACGGGGTGGTCGAACTTCTCCGGCAACATCCCGGTCCTCGCCTCCGCCGGCTTCCGCGTCATCGCCCCCGACATGCCCGGGTGGGGCGGCTCGGACGCCGTGGCCACCACGGACATGGACCACGACCGCGACCTGGTCGAGCTGCTCGACACCCTCGAGATCCCCCGGGCCGCGCTGGTCGGCAACTCGATGGGCGCGCACACCGCGATCCGGTTCGCGACGCTGCACCCCGAGCGGATCACCCACCTGGTGACGATGGGCGCCTCGCTCGGCCGCGGCCCGGCCTCGCTCTTCGGCGCCGGCGACGGCCCCAGCGAGGGCCTCAAGGTCATCGTCCGGGCCTACCGCGACGCGAGCCCGGAGAACATGCAGGCGCTCGTCGAGATCATGACCTACGACAAGGCCCGCTTCGCCACGCCCGAGCTCACCCGCGCCCGCTCCGAGGCCGCGCTCGCCCGGCCCGACCACCTGAAGAACTACGTCGAGGGCCTCGCCCACGGCGCGCCGATCCCGATCCGGGTCGACCGCGACAAGATCCCCGGCATCACCGTCCCCACGCTGCTCATCCACGGCAAGGACGACCGGGTGCTCCACTACGAGACCACCCTGTGGCTGCTCGCCAACATCCCCAACTCCCGCGCCGTGCTGCTCAACCGCTGCGGGCACTGGGCGATGATCGAGCACGCCGAGGAGTTCAACCGTCTCGTCGTCGACTTCCTCAACAACCACTGA
- a CDS encoding bifunctional 3-(3-hydroxy-phenyl)propionate/3-hydroxycinnamic acid hydroxylase — protein sequence MTTQPTTSATNQVTLDTDVVVIGAGPVGLTLANLLGVRGHRATVLEARAELIDYPRGVGLDDESIRTLRTAGLWERIEQFTVPHHVVRLVNGRGQVLATNDPQTQEFGFPRKHGFNQPVVDRELAAGLDRFPGTELRFGHRVVGIEDRGDHVRVTAERVGPDGATEIVEVTGRYVVGCEGGGSFTRKWMGVEFEGKSPSTRWVVVDVENDPIGSPNVYLGADPKRPYVTIGLPQGIRRWEFMLHDDEPTELVEDRAFMNRLLERFVPDPDALQIINQRTFTHHGRVATSFRQGNVLIAGDAAHLMPVWLGQGWNSGMRDATNLAWKLSAVLRGDAEDALLDTYTTERHKHAADMIEVNMAAGSIMKMKPLGGWIRDRVATALNVVPTWKSYFTELRFKPMPRYAEGVVVDQVTLEPGRARPGLRGGRLAPLVDSAGETSPVGLQFIQPRVNTAEGRDVLLDDVTGDWWALATWGTDPTAFLSAADLALVQRHDIRLLAFVPETQREWAEKQYADAPVPVTVVGDTSGALKRWFDVRACGLVVLRPDHFVAAAALNQQAPQALAAVAAAGSLRTDAAAPADTPAPTPADTPAEMGALA from the coding sequence ATGACCACCCAGCCGACCACCTCGGCCACCAACCAGGTCACCCTCGACACCGACGTCGTCGTCATCGGCGCCGGCCCCGTCGGGCTGACCCTCGCCAACCTGCTCGGCGTCCGCGGCCACCGCGCGACCGTCCTCGAGGCGCGCGCGGAGCTGATCGACTACCCCCGCGGCGTCGGCCTGGACGATGAGTCGATCCGCACGCTGCGCACCGCCGGGCTCTGGGAGCGGATCGAGCAGTTCACGGTCCCCCACCACGTCGTGCGCCTGGTCAACGGCCGCGGGCAGGTGCTGGCCACCAACGACCCGCAGACCCAGGAGTTCGGCTTCCCGCGCAAGCACGGCTTCAACCAGCCGGTCGTGGATCGCGAGCTCGCCGCCGGCCTGGACCGCTTCCCCGGCACCGAGCTGCGCTTCGGCCACCGCGTCGTCGGGATCGAGGACCGCGGTGACCACGTGCGCGTGACCGCCGAGCGGGTCGGCCCCGACGGGGCCACCGAGATCGTCGAGGTGACGGGGCGGTACGTCGTCGGCTGCGAGGGCGGCGGCTCCTTCACCCGCAAGTGGATGGGCGTGGAGTTCGAGGGCAAGTCGCCCTCGACCCGCTGGGTGGTCGTCGACGTCGAGAACGACCCGATCGGCTCCCCCAACGTCTACCTCGGCGCGGACCCGAAGCGGCCCTACGTCACCATCGGCCTGCCGCAGGGCATCCGCCGCTGGGAGTTCATGCTCCACGACGACGAGCCGACCGAGCTGGTCGAGGACCGGGCGTTCATGAACCGGCTGCTCGAGCGGTTCGTCCCCGACCCGGACGCGCTGCAGATCATCAACCAGCGCACCTTCACCCACCACGGACGCGTCGCCACGTCGTTCCGCCAGGGCAACGTCCTCATCGCCGGCGACGCCGCGCACCTGATGCCGGTGTGGCTGGGCCAGGGGTGGAACTCCGGCATGCGCGACGCCACCAACCTGGCCTGGAAGCTCAGCGCCGTCCTGCGCGGCGACGCCGAGGACGCGCTTCTCGACACCTACACGACCGAGCGCCACAAGCACGCCGCCGACATGATCGAGGTGAACATGGCGGCCGGGTCGATCATGAAGATGAAGCCGCTCGGCGGCTGGATCCGCGACCGCGTCGCCACCGCGCTCAACGTGGTGCCGACGTGGAAGTCGTACTTCACCGAGCTGCGGTTCAAGCCGATGCCGCGGTACGCCGAGGGCGTCGTGGTCGACCAGGTGACCCTCGAGCCCGGCCGCGCCCGGCCCGGCCTCCGCGGCGGCCGGCTCGCCCCGCTCGTCGACTCCGCCGGCGAGACCTCGCCGGTGGGCCTGCAGTTCATCCAGCCGCGCGTCAACACCGCCGAGGGGCGCGACGTGCTGCTCGACGACGTGACCGGCGACTGGTGGGCGCTCGCGACCTGGGGCACCGACCCCACCGCGTTCCTCTCCGCCGCCGACCTCGCGCTCGTGCAGCGCCACGACATCCGGCTGCTCGCCTTCGTCCCCGAGACCCAGCGCGAGTGGGCGGAGAAGCAGTACGCCGACGCGCCCGTGCCGGTCACCGTGGTCGGCGACACCTCCGGGGCGCTCAAGCGCTGGTTCGACGTCCGCGCCTGCGGGCTGGTCGTGCTGCGCCCCGACCACTTCGTCGCCGCCGCCGCGCTCAACCAGCAGGCGCCCCAGGCGCTGGCCGCCGTGGCCGCCGCCGGGTCGCTGCGCACCGACGCGGCTGCCCCCGCCGACACCCCTGCCCCGACCCCCGCCGACACCCCCGCCGAGATGGGAGCCCTCGCATGA
- a CDS encoding MFS transporter — MELTDAIRRNPMSRFQWVIVAICILLTMVDGYEILVTSFTLPALTEHFGLDRGQQGLVASFGTLGMGIGAIFLSPLADRIGRRNHILASLAIIVVAMTLTGLATSFETFLAFRFFGGLFLGAIVPSINVLVAEYANQKRRGAVMGVYGIGLPLGAAIGGFLSLSLIDAFTWRGPYFFSAIITAVLLVVAAVVLPESVDYLVQKRPAGALRAYNKIARRIGVPESASLPVPTRPAPAKGAFVSGVFRGIMLRRTILLWISYGLVIAAFYFANGLTAKLVTETTGDADFGITAQALVAAGGVIGALLFSLASRRIHPRLVTAGIGVVGFVVFFAFAAFFDRDTMVLVLAVMVGLAVNGGVAAYYAISPSIYPVAVRAAAVGLMMGLGRAVAFFAPNVATFLQERGLSPADLYQLYGVVLLLSAVAVALLHATYRGVHSRDAMDEEDDAAETASLEAEARAAGSAAGQPVG; from the coding sequence GTGGAACTCACCGACGCCATCCGGCGCAACCCGATGTCCCGCTTCCAGTGGGTCATCGTCGCGATCTGCATCCTGCTGACGATGGTCGACGGCTACGAGATCCTCGTGACCTCGTTCACCCTCCCGGCCCTGACCGAGCACTTCGGCCTCGACCGGGGCCAGCAGGGCCTCGTGGCGTCCTTCGGCACGCTGGGGATGGGCATCGGCGCGATCTTCCTCAGCCCGCTGGCCGACCGGATCGGCCGGCGCAACCACATCCTCGCCTCGCTCGCGATCATCGTCGTGGCGATGACCCTGACCGGGTTGGCCACGTCGTTCGAGACCTTCCTGGCCTTCCGCTTCTTCGGCGGGCTGTTCCTCGGCGCGATCGTCCCGAGCATCAACGTGCTGGTCGCGGAGTACGCCAACCAGAAGCGGCGCGGTGCGGTCATGGGCGTCTACGGCATCGGGCTGCCGCTCGGCGCCGCCATCGGTGGGTTCCTCTCCCTCAGCCTGATCGACGCCTTCACCTGGCGCGGCCCCTACTTCTTCTCCGCGATCATCACCGCGGTGCTGCTCGTCGTCGCCGCCGTCGTGCTGCCGGAGTCGGTCGACTACCTCGTCCAGAAGCGCCCCGCCGGCGCGCTGCGGGCCTACAACAAGATCGCGCGCCGGATCGGCGTCCCGGAGTCGGCGAGCCTCCCGGTGCCCACCCGGCCGGCGCCGGCCAAGGGCGCCTTCGTCAGCGGGGTCTTCCGCGGCATCATGCTGCGCCGCACGATCCTGCTCTGGATCTCCTACGGCCTGGTGATCGCGGCGTTCTACTTCGCCAACGGGCTGACGGCCAAGCTGGTCACCGAGACCACCGGCGACGCCGACTTCGGGATCACCGCCCAGGCCCTGGTGGCCGCGGGCGGCGTCATCGGCGCGCTGCTGTTCTCCCTCGCCTCGCGGCGGATCCACCCGCGGCTGGTGACCGCCGGCATCGGCGTCGTCGGCTTCGTGGTCTTCTTCGCCTTCGCCGCGTTCTTCGACCGCGACACGATGGTGCTCGTCCTCGCCGTGATGGTCGGCCTCGCGGTCAACGGCGGCGTGGCGGCGTACTACGCGATCAGCCCGTCGATCTACCCCGTCGCGGTCCGCGCCGCCGCGGTCGGCCTGATGATGGGTCTGGGGCGTGCGGTCGCCTTCTTCGCCCCCAACGTCGCGACGTTCCTCCAGGAGCGCGGGCTCAGCCCCGCCGACCTCTACCAGCTGTACGGCGTCGTGCTGCTGCTCTCGGCGGTCGCCGTCGCGCTGCTGCACGCGACGTACCGCGGGGTGCACAGCCGCGACGCGATGGACGAGGAGGACGACGCCGCGGAGACCGCCTCGCTCGAGGCCGAGGCCCGGGCTGCCGGGTCGGCCGCCGGGCAGCCGGTCGGCTAG
- a CDS encoding IclR family transcriptional regulator, whose product MSEQRPTQGTQTLARGLRALELVAQGRDGATIQEVSAQLDVHRSIASRLLATLAEARLVIRGADGRYRTGAGLAALATGIYATLRAAAEPVMRELATDLGATVSLIVDEGSEAVALAVIEPPASGYVLSFRSGSRHPLGRGSAGVALLAARPPAPGEADDVTTARMRGYAATYGEVEPGAYGVAAPLAAIEGVPAACLNLITYRAEVAESAAPALLAAAERISAALR is encoded by the coding sequence ATGAGCGAGCAACGACCCACCCAGGGCACCCAGACGCTCGCCCGTGGCCTGCGAGCCCTCGAGCTCGTCGCCCAGGGACGCGACGGCGCGACGATCCAGGAGGTCTCCGCGCAGCTCGACGTGCACCGCTCGATCGCCTCGCGGCTGCTCGCCACGCTCGCCGAGGCGCGCCTGGTCATCCGCGGCGCGGACGGGCGCTACCGCACCGGCGCCGGCCTGGCCGCCCTGGCCACCGGCATCTACGCCACCCTGCGCGCGGCCGCCGAGCCGGTGATGCGCGAGCTGGCCACCGACCTCGGCGCGACCGTCTCGCTGATCGTCGACGAGGGCAGCGAGGCCGTCGCCCTCGCCGTGATCGAGCCGCCCGCCTCGGGCTACGTGCTCTCCTTCCGCAGCGGCAGCCGCCACCCCCTCGGCCGCGGCTCGGCCGGCGTCGCGCTGCTGGCGGCCCGCCCGCCGGCGCCCGGCGAGGCCGACGACGTCACCACGGCGCGGATGCGCGGGTACGCCGCGACGTACGGCGAGGTCGAGCCGGGGGCGTACGGCGTCGCCGCACCGCTCGCGGCGATCGAGGGCGTCCCCGCGGCCTGCCTGAACCTGATCACCTACCGCGCGGAGGTCGCCGAGTCGGCCGCCCCCGCGCTGCTCGCCGCCGCCGAGCGGATCTCCGCCGCCCTGCGCTGA